The Patescibacteria group bacterium sequence AAAAGATACTCTACAGAAACTTTATACAGAAATTGCTAAAACACGCTCTTTCGGTGAGTTATATCCTCGTAAAGATCTGGCTGCAACATTGAAAAATAATAGACTGGTTTATCCTTTTCTAGCACAAGCAGAGTTTGCTATTTCTTCCTATTTTGCAAGTGACACTTACGATGAAGGAATTAATATGCAGATGAATAAGTATCTGGGAGATGCCGTAAGGAGTATTCAAACAAATAGTTCTGCTGAGTCTGCAACAGAAACCCTTGCCCAGGGTGTACAACAAATTATTAGTAAATATGGGCAATAAATATAAAGCAATTGTTCGTACTCTTCTTTATAGTGATATATTCGATTTTCCGCTAACAGAGGCTGAAATTTATTATTATTTATTGACAGATACTAGAATTTCCAAGTCAGAGTTTAGACAGGCTTTTACTGAATTGCTTCCTCATCTTATGTATCAAAAACCTTACATTGCTCTCCCTAATAGAGGAAATATTATTCAAAGAAGAAGAAATAATGAACGATGGCTTAATCTCAAAAGAAGAGAGGCTTCTCAGATTGCTCGAATATTATCCTATATTCCAACGATATATTTTATTGGATTAAGTGGTGGAGTTGGTGTGGGAAGTGCCAATAAAGATGATGATATTGATTTTTTTATAATTACAAAGAAAAACTGTATATATATCACAAGACTCATCAGTCTGTTAGTTCTTGCTATACTTGGAAAACGTAGAAAACGAGGAGAGAAGAATGCAAGGGATAAAATTTGTTTGAATATGTTTCTTGATGAATCTTCTCTAGCATTACCTTTAGATCGTCATGATATATATACCGCACATGAGATTGCTCAGATTTATCCTCTAGTTGATAGAAATAATACTTATCTGCGATTTTTATCTGCCAATAAATGGATTGCTACATTTCTTGCTCATGCAACATTAGGGAGAAAAGTGAAATTTCAGAAGTTACAGCAAAGTTTAGGAGAGGGCTTATTGAGAATCTTTGAGCCTATAGCTCGTTATTTGCAACTGAAGTATATTAAAAGGCATAGAACAAAAGAAATAGTGACGAATAATTTTATCGCATTCCATCCAAAAGACTATAGGTCAATTATAGTTAAAACTTATCAGCAAAAAATTAGAAAAAATTTACTCAATTTTAGCTCTCTATTTTAATACTCTAGGATATTATTATTTTTGCTTGACAAACGGGTGTGTATTCTTTATACTTTCACTGATTTAGATAGAAAATATCATCTCTCCCAGCATGCATTTTGGAGGGATTTTCTTTTTAGTAGATATGGATTCCAAAAAAATATACCTTACAAAAGACGGGCTTGAAGAACTGAAAAAAGAGTATAACGAGCTAGTTAATGTAAAGCGTCCAGCAGTAGTTGAACGAGTTACAGAGGCTAGAAATCAAGGTGATCTCTCAGAAAACGCTCAATATGTAGCTGCAAGAGAAGAACTAGCTTTTATTGATGGCAGGATAGATGAGTTGGAGGAAATGCTTAGACAAGTATATATTATTGAGGATGATCACCAAGGAGCAACTGCAGTGAATTTGGGATCTGAGGTGACTTTAAAGATCAATGGACAACATGAAGTATATCGGGTTGTAGGAGAATGGGAGGCAGATCCAGCAGAAAAAAAGATCTCACACGAATCTCCTCTGGGTAAAGCTTTGCTCGGAAAGAAGATTGGTGACAAAGTTGAGGTTGAGGCACCTGCTGGAAAAATTGTTTATACTATTGTCTCCATTAAATAAGGTGTTGGATTGTAGAATCGGTTGGCAATAACTACTCCATGAAGATTCATACCAATTTACCCCTCTCAAATATTACTCATTACCGTATCGGCGGAGTTGCTAAAAAAGTTCTTGAGATAACATCAAGAGAAGATCTTCTCGAGGCGGTGAAGCTTGTACAACGTCATAATCTCCAAAATGTATATATTCTTGGACTTGGATCCAATATCTTGTTACCAGATAAAAGTATTGATGGAGTAATACTTTGGATGAGAGGTAGATCAGAGTTTAGTATTCATCACTTTTCTGAGGTGGATGCTTTTGCAGGAGATTTATTAGATGATTTAATTAATTTTACATTTTCTCATCAGCTTGTTGGTCTTGAGTGGGCAGGAGGATTGCCAAGCACTATTGGTGGTGCTATTCGCGGCAACGCGGGGGCATTTGGGTATGAGATAAAAGATATTATCAAAAGTGTTGAATATATTGATATCACAGATAAAGATCTTAATATCAGAACTCTTTTGCAAAAAGAGTGCCAATTTGCATATAGGGATAGCATTTTTAAACATAATCCTTCGTGGGTTATCGTCAGTGGTACGTTTAAATTGAAATTGGCTTCTCAAGAAGAACTAAAAACAGCAAAAGAAATTTACGAAAAGAATATTCTTTATCGTAATACTCATCATCCCGTTGAGTACCCATCATGTGGATCTGTTTTTAAAAATATCACTCGTTTGGAGGAGGTTGAAAAAATTTTGAACGTTTGGCCTGATATTAAGGATCTTTCTCAAAAAAAATGGCATAACAAAATTGCAATGGGTTATGTGATTAATAGGCTTGGATTTTCTGGAAAACGTGTAGGAGGGGCAAAAGTATCTGAAAAACATGCAAATTATATTATTAATACTGGTAATGCAACATCTCAAGACGTACTCACCCTGATAAGAGGGATACAACAAAAATTTCAAAAAACTTTTGGATTTGTTCCTGATCCTGAAGTAATGATTGTCAATAGTAAAGTTATTGACAAAAAATAATCCCTACATCATAATTATTGATGTCTATATGATTTGCCAAACAACATCTACCAACACAAAGAAGGACCCCCACTAAGAGGGGTTCTATTGCGTTGTTTTTTTTTAGGACCCCTCAGCGAAGGGGTTTTTTAGTGGTAAAAATATGAGCAATCTTGAAAGAATTAGCCAATTACCTATTACTTTTTCTCAAACCTTCTCTTTACCAAAAGAGGATAAAAGTTTTTCTTGTAGATCAAAAGCAGAATAAAGAACACGATACTTGGCATCGTGCACAAGAAATTATTCTTCATAGAGCGTCATTTAAAGATCGTGTGATTTTTGAGTTTTCTCCTTTTTACCTCTACCCAAGCGGTGAACTAGGTTATAGGACACAATCATGGGATCATCCAGCGTTTAGAAACGGTATACGCTTTGTATCCGAGGTGAGTAGTCAAATCCCCCGGGAGAAGGTTATTCATTTTATTCTCGTGGATGATTTTAATAACGTTCCTGAAGGTGTTACTAATTCAGATATTCTGCAACGACTAATGGAAGCCAAAAGGATTCCAGAGCTTGCTGAATCAGCATTGTTTTCACTTCATACAAATAGTCAGTCTGTTTTTTATTGGGAAAGTGATTTTGTTCAAGAAGGTGTTAAAAACTCTTGCAGTAATCTTGATGCAGCATTCCAAAAAGAAAAGATTCTTTTTGATAGAAAAGCTGATGAAGTGAACCTTCAAAATCTTAAATCAACGCTTCTTGTTGTCGCTCATCCAGTTGAATTCAGATCTCAGCAATCCCTTATGCTTTCTTCTCTTCTGAGAGAGATGAAACACCCTCCATTTCAAAGGATGAGTAAACTAGAACGTTTTACCACACTCAGTGAAATGTATTGCCATGTTTGGTTTGATGATGAGGGAAATATAGATAATGTGACAAGACCATTTTGGGATGGAAATAAATTCGTACATGAGGAGCTGATGTAATATGCAGCAGAAAGATCTTCAATTACTTCAACTTATTCATTATGAGGGTGCAGGAAATAAGACTCCAGTTCTTGCAATTGATGCAGTTATTAAAAATCTTGCTTCTTCCCCTGAGGAAGTGAGATGGCAACTTGAGAAAGACATGACTTTTCGTAAGTGGCTCAAGAAACAGGGACAAAAATACAATGCAGACTCTATTATGATTTGTTATAAATCACAGGATTTACAGTATGACTATGTTACTTTTGTTGGCGAACCACATAGTGATTTGTCTTCCAGTTTTTCCAATATGTGCGGTAATGGTATACGCTGTCTAGCACTGCATATTGTAGTTTCAGAAAATAATCTGCAGCAGCAAAAGAAATATCTTCAAAAAGGGATAAAAATCTGGGCAGGTGATATCAAACATGTCAAAGTACTCAATCTTAATAGAGAATTAATTTCTGCTGACGTAGAAGTTAATTTAGGTAAATTTTATTCTGATAAAGATAGTTCTTTTCCTTTTCTTAATACCTCATACTTTAATCTCAAATCTTTCGATGCTTTTTTCCTTCCTTCGGAATTAAATGTACCTGATCCCTTTTATAAGCGGAAATTTGGATTTGGCTACAACGGCGATAAATTTAAAGGAGAACCGCATCTTGTGTTGTTAAATACTTTAAAAGAGTATGAAAAATTGATTACAGATTTGAATGTGGATCTTAATCTATCTTCAAAAGAATCTATTTTGGATTCTCTCTCTCAGGTGGTTTGTATCTTAGGCAAAGAAATAACATTTGCCCGTAAATTTTTTCCAGTGGGAATAAATGTCAATGTAGGAGTTTTTATTGACAATATTCTTTATATGGCTACTCATGAAAGGAATCTTTCTGAAAGTAGAGATATGTGTCAAGCTCAACAAGAAAAAAACAATAATATCTGTCGCTGTCAGACAAAAGCTTGTGGTACCGGAGGAGCTGTTGCTTGCAATATTGCAATCAGACAAGGATATATTGAATGTTCGAGTATGACAACGATTCATCCTGGGGGAATATTACGTTTTAAAGTTGAAAATAAGCAGACTATAATGATTGGTCCTGCTAGAAAGGTGGAGTTTTATGATTGAGCAATATAAAAATCTTCTTTCTTATGAATCAGAGCAACAGTATCCAGTACGTAAAGAATGGTTTAAGGGTTTTCTCAGTGGAAACTTACTTTGGCCCCAAAATAACATAGGTATACGTTTTTTAACTCTTGCTTCAGTACTGAGGGATCAGCCCAAAAACTGGCAGGAATTTGCACAAAGTAAGTTTACTTCTGAGCAAGAAATGCTACTTGGAAAAGTTATGTCAAGAGCTCATAGATTACGAGAGATCCCTATTGTGACTAATGAATTCCATAAGAATGGTGATTTAATTATCACAAACTACAGACTTCAGGAACTTTGGAGTGCAACCAAAGCGTATGTATATGCGGATATACTAAACTATATAGATGAGGATTTCAAACTGGAATGGAATATGACCTTTAGCGCTCCAATAACTCTAACTGCACAGAATACAAAAAAAATACAGGATTTTTTTAATGCAGATGAGGAATTATCGAGAAGAACCACCTTAATAAAAATTGTAGGAGGAGTTGCTGAGTGTTTGAGAACGAAAGAAGCATTAAATTGTGCATCTTCTTATAAAGAAGAACTCCTTAATAACAGAAACACTTTTTCTCCTCGAGCGATCGAAATACGTAAACAATTAAAGCTTATCCTAACAGAATTTCTCTCACAACAATATCCCAATGAAGCATTTGATAGGCTGTTTTGGGGAATGTGATCTTCTTGTTTAGATTGTAAAATGAAGGTAAAATAGTATTACTATGTTTTGGGCAGATCAAGTAGCAAAAGAAATTAAAAAAAGGAATTTACCTCTTGAGTGGGTAGATGATATGAAAACTCCATCCGGTAGAGTTCATGTTGGTTCCCTTTTAGGAGTTGTTTTCCATGATCTTGTATACAAAGCTTTAATTGATATTGGAGTAAACGCAAAATTTACGTATGTTTTTGAAAATCATGACCCAATGGATGATATTCCAGTTTATCTTCCTCGTGAGAAATATGAAAA is a genomic window containing:
- the greA gene encoding transcription elongation factor GreA encodes the protein MHFGGIFFLVDMDSKKIYLTKDGLEELKKEYNELVNVKRPAVVERVTEARNQGDLSENAQYVAAREELAFIDGRIDELEEMLRQVYIIEDDHQGATAVNLGSEVTLKINGQHEVYRVVGEWEADPAEKKISHESPLGKALLGKKIGDKVEVEAPAGKIVYTIVSIK
- the murB gene encoding UDP-N-acetylenolpyruvoylglucosamine reductase is translated as MKIHTNLPLSNITHYRIGGVAKKVLEITSREDLLEAVKLVQRHNLQNVYILGLGSNILLPDKSIDGVILWMRGRSEFSIHHFSEVDAFAGDLLDDLINFTFSHQLVGLEWAGGLPSTIGGAIRGNAGAFGYEIKDIIKSVEYIDITDKDLNIRTLLQKECQFAYRDSIFKHNPSWVIVSGTFKLKLASQEELKTAKEIYEKNILYRNTHHPVEYPSCGSVFKNITRLEEVEKILNVWPDIKDLSQKKWHNKIAMGYVINRLGFSGKRVGGAKVSEKHANYIINTGNATSQDVLTLIRGIQQKFQKTFGFVPDPEVMIVNSKVIDKK